From Acidimicrobiales bacterium:
CCTGTGCTCGCCAGCCGCATGAAGGGCGCCAAACGGCTGGCGATCGACTTCGGGCTCCGGCTCAAGGTCTGGCCTGACGTGCCCATCGGCGTGGGGGTCGGGTTGGGCTCCCAGCTGATCCTGTTACCGGTGCTGTACATCCCGGTGCGGGTGCTGGTGCCCCACCTGGACCAGCAGCTCGGCCAGCCCGCTCAGCACCTCACCGGCGGTGCGAACGGCGCCGGCCTGGTGGTGCTCGGGATCTTCGTCGTCATCGGCGCCCCGGTGGCCGAGGAGCTGTTCTTCCGAGGTCTGCTGCTTCGATCCCTCGAGAAGACCAAGGCCCTGGCGTCGCTCGGGCGTCGCGCCTGCCCGACGGTCGCCGTGCTCATCTCGGCCGTGGCCTTCGGCCTTGCCCATCTGGAGGTCCTGCAGCTCCTGGGCCTCACCGCCTTCGGCGTGGTCCTCGGCGTGCTGGCCGAGCGGTGGCGTCGCCTGGGACCGGGCATCGTCGCCCACGCCACCTTCAACTTGGTCACTGTGCTCGTCCTGGCGCTCTCCCGCTAGGGGGGGGTCCACTCCCCGCACGGGCAATCGACCGCCCCCCCGTACAGTGCCCCGGGGGCTCGTCGGGCAACATGGGGCGAAGATGCGTCGCCCCTCCGCCGCAGCCCTGGGAGCCTTCGTCGCCGTCGGCGGCGCCGTGGCCTTCGTCCTCTGGCAGCTGCACCCGTCCCTGCTGCTGCTCAACACGACGACGTCGGGCGGGGACACCGGTGCCCACGTCGCCATGCCGGCGTTCCTTCGCGACCACCTCCTGCCGCACGGGCGGCTCACGGGCTGGAGCCCCGACTGGTACGGCGGCTATCCGGCCCTCACCTTCTACTTCCCGCTGCCCAGCATCATCGTCGTCGCCTTCAACCTCGTCCTGCCGTACAACATCGCTTTCAAGCTGGTCACGGTCCTCGGCCTCCTGACCCTGCCGGTGGCGGCGTGGGCCTTCGGCCGATTGTCTGGGATGCCCCGTCCCGGGCCCGCGTGTCTGGGTGTGGCCACCCTGCCCTTCCTGTTCGACCGCAGCTTCACGATCTTCGGCGGCAACGTGGCGTCGACCCTGGCCGGGGAGTTCGCCTTCTCGATCAGCTTGTCGTTGGGGCTGGTGTTCCTCGGAGTGGTGGCCCGCGGCCTGCGGACCGGGAAGCACCGCGCCCTCGCCGCCGGCCTGCTGGCGCTCACTGCGCTGTGCCACATGATCCCGACCTTCTTCGTGCTCGTGGGCGCCGCCGTCCTGTTGCTCATGGGCGCGGACCGCCGACGATTCAAGTGGATCGCCAGCGTCGTGGCCGCGGGACTGGCCGTCACCGGCTTCTGGTCCATTCCGTTCCTCGCCCGCCTTCCGTACACCACGGACATGGGTTGGGAGAAGGTCGTCAACTACGCCCACAACCTGTTCCCGTCGGGCCAGCGCTGGGTGCTCGTGCTCGCCATCATCGGCGTCGCCTTCTCCCTCCTGCGCCGCCGACGGATCGGCATCTTCCTCACCGTGATGGCCGTCCTGTCGGCGGCCGGGTTCGTGCTGGCGCCGCAGGGGCGGCTCTACAACGCCCGCCTGCTGCCGTTCTGGGTGCTGTGCCTCTACCTGCTGGCAGGGGTGGCGGTTGCCGAGCTGGGGACGCTGACGGGGGAGCTGTGGCGCGCCACGCGGCGGCAGCGGTGGCTCTCGACGGCGGCCGACGGCGGCTACGTCGCGGCCCCGGCACCCGGGACCGGCGTCACGACCGACGGCCTGGTCGGCTTCCTCACGCCCGTGCTGGCTCTGGTCGCGGCGGCCGGCTTCGTGGCTGCTCCCCTCGTGAACCTGCCCTCGTGGTCGCCGGTGAAGCCGGCGGCCAGCTTCGTCCCGGACTGGGTGAGCTGGAACTACACCGGTTACCAGGGCAAGCCCTCTTACCCGCAATACCACGCCCTCATCGACACCATGGCCAGGTTGGGCCGCCAACAGGGTTGTGGCCGCGCCATGTGGGAGTACGGGCCCGACCTCGACCAGCTGGGCACGCCCATGGCCCTGATGCTGCTGCCGTACTGGACCAACGACTGCATCAAGTCCATGGAGGGGTTGTTCTTCGAATCGGCCGCCAGCACGCCCTACCACTTCATCAACCAGTCGGAGCTGTCGGTGACGCCGTCGCAGGCCATGCGCGGCCTGCCCTACGGGCAGCTCGACGTCGCCGCCGGCGTGCGGCACCTCCAGCTCCTCGGCGTCCGTTACTACATGGCCTTCTCGCCCCAGGCCCAGGCCCAGGCGGCGGCCGACCCCGACCTGAGCCTGCTGGCCACGAGCGGGCCCTGGCCGGTCACGTCGGGATCCACCGTGATCCAGCGCACCTGGAACATCTACCTCGTGCGGGGCGCCGCGGAGGTGAGCCCCCTTACGGAACAGCCCGTGGTCATGACCGGGGTCGCCAAGGGGGGCAAGTCGTGGCTGAACGCCGCCGTCTCCTGGTACGACGACCCCAGCCGGTGGAACGTGATGCTGGCCGCCAGCGGGCCCGCCCAGTGGGCGCGGGTCCGCGGCGCCGACCCGAACCCGCCGGCCCAGACGGTGGCGCCGGCACAGGTCAGCGGGATCAGGACCAGTGACGACCGGATCAGCTTCGACGTCGACCGAACCGGGTCGCCGGTGCTCGTGAAGACCTCGTACTTCCCCAACTGGCAGGCTTCCGGGGCCAATGGTCCCTGGCGGGTCGCTCCCAACCTGATGGTGGTCATCCCGACCAGCCACCACGTCTCGTTGCACTACGGCTTCACCCCCGTTGACGGGCTGGGGTGGGCCGTGACGGCCGTGGGGTTGGTGGCCGTTGCCTGGATGGGGGCGCGTCCGTACATGGCACGGGGGCCGCGGCGCGGCCGTCGGATCAGGCGCCCGGACACCAGGCGGGGCGCGGGAGGCCAGGACCACACGGACGGGCGGGAGCTGGAGACCGCCCTCAACCGGATCGGCGCGCTCTCGCCACTGCCGTGGACCCCGACGACGGGCTCGACGACGAGCCCGTCGTCGCCGAGCCAGCCTCCGGGGGCGTAGGAGAAGCGAACTAGGCTCGCTGCTCTGATGCTCCCGCTCGACCCCATATTCAAGGCTTACGACGTGCGCGGCAGCGTGCCGGACCAGCTCGATGCCGAGGTGTGCCGTGCCATCGGGTCGGCGTTCGCCAGATTCACGGATGCGGGGCGAGTCGTGGTGGCGCGTGACATGCGGGAATCGGGCGTGCCACTGAGCGAGGCCTTCATCGCCGGAGCCGTTTCCGAGGGAGCCAGCGTGACCGACCTCGGCCTGGCGTCCACGGACCTGCTCTACTTCGCCTCGGGCCGGCTCGACGTGCCCGGAGCGATGTTCACGGCGTCGCACAATCCGGCCCGCTACAACGGCATCAAGATGTGCCGGGCGGGAGCGAGCCCGGTGGGCCAGGACACCGGGCTGGCCGAGATCAAGGCGTTGGCGAGCGCCTTCACGGGGGACGGGAAGTCGGCACGGGGCCACGTCGATCACGCCGACCTGCTCGACGAGTACGCGGCCCACGTGCGCTCGTTCGTGGACCTCGACGCGCTGGTGCCGCTGCGGGTGGTGGCCGACACGGCCAACGGCATGGGCGGGCTCGTCGTGCCCAGGGTGATGGCCCCCCTGCCCTTCCACCTGGAGATCCTCTTCCCCGAGCTCGACGGCAACTTTCCCAACCACCCGGCGGATCCCATCCAGCCCGAGAACCTCGCCGACCTCAACCGCCGCGTGCTGGAGACGGGCGCGGACGTGGGCCTGGCCTTCGACGGTGACGCCGACCGGGTCTTCCTCGTCGACGAGAGGGCCCAGCCATTGTCGGGGTCCCTCACCACGGCGCTGGTGGCCAAGGCGATGTTGGAGAAGCATCCCGGCGCCACGATCCTGTACAACCTCATCTGCTCCAAGGCCGTGCCGGAGATCATCAGGGAGAACGGTGGAGTGCCCATCCGCACCCGGGTGGGCCACTCCTTCATCAAGGCGGTGATGGCTGAGACGGGAGCGGTCTTCGGGGGGGAGCACTCCGGGCACTACTACTTCCGCGACAACTACCGAGCCGACTCCGGGCTCATCGCCGCCCTGATCGTGCTCGAGCTGCTCTCCAAGACAGGCCAGCCCCTGTCCGAGCTGCGCCGCCCGTTCGAGCGCTACGCCGACTCGGGCGAGATCAACACCGAGGTCCGCGACCCGGCGCGGGTCGTCGAGCTGATCGCCGCCGAGCTGGCCTCGGTGAGCGGTGCGACCCTCGACCGCACTGACGGGCTGACCGTCGACTGGGGCGACTGGTGGTTCAACGTCCGCCCCTCGAACACCGAGCCGCTCCTCCGTCTGAACCTCGAGGGCCGCACGCCGGCCGAGCGCGATGCCCACCTGGCGGAGGTCCTGTCGTTGATCGACCGGGCCGCCGGGGACACGGCCGGCGCCGGCCCCACACACCGAAGGGAGAGCTGAGGTGGCACTCGACCCCCTGCTGCTCGAGATCCTGGCCTGTCCCGAGGACAAGGGACCGCTGCTGTACTTCGCCGACGAGGACAGCCTCTACAACCCGCGGCTGCATCGGCGCTACGCGATCCGCGACGACATTCCCATCATGCTGATCGACGAGGCCGAGACGGTCGACGACGCCGAGCACGGCCGCCTGCTGGCCAAGGCCGAGGCGGAGGGCATCAGGCCGACCTTCGATCCCGACACGAGCCCGTCGGGTGGCGCTCCGGCGTGAGCGAGCAGGTGCTCGACACGCTGGGGATGTGGGACGCCGCCGCCAAGCTTCCCGAACAGGTCGCCACGGCCGCCGACGCTGTCGGGGACCTGGCCGGGCTCCCCCCTCGCGGATCGATCGCCAACGTGGTGGTGCTGGGCATGGGGGGCAGTGGTATCGCGGGCGACGTCTTCCAGGCGACGGCCGGCCCCGAGATGGAGGTGCCGGTCTCCGTCGTGAAGTCCTACTGCCCCCCGCGCTTCGTCGGCCCGGCATCGTTGGTCTTCGCCGTCTCCTTTTCCGGCGACACCGAGGAGACCGTCGAGGCCGCCAAGGCCGCGGTGTCGCGGGGAGCGACAGTGGTCGTCGTGACCAGTGGCGGCGAGCTGGCCGCGCTGGCGGACGATTGGGGCGCACCGGCGCTGCGGGTGCCTGACACCATTCCTCAGCCGCGTGCCGCCGTGGGGGCCATGGCGGTCCCGCTGCTCGCGGTTGCCGAGGACCTGGGCCTGCTCCCGGACGCCCGACGACGGGTCGACCATGCGGTGGCCCAGCTGCAGCGCCGCCGGGACCAGCTCGTCGGGCCGGCGAGCCCGGCGGCCGCGCTCGCCCGTCGCATCGGGCGCACGATCCCCATCATCTACGGCGCGGCCGGCATCGGCTCCGTCGCAGCCTGGCGATGGAAGGCGGACGTCAACGAGAACGCCAAGGCTCCGGCGTTCGCCGCCACCCAACCGGAGCTGTGCCACAACGAGGTGGCGGGATGGGGACAGCACGGGGACGTCACCCGCCAGCTTCTGACGCTCGTGAACCTCCGCCACCGGCATGAGCACCCCCGTGTCGCCCGCCGCTTCGGGTTGGTCGACGACATCGTGCGGGAGGTGGTCGCCGGGATCGAGGAGGTTGCCGCCGAAGGGGAGGGCCCTCTGGCCCAGCTACTCGACCTGGTCATGGTCGGCGACTTCTGCTCGCTGCACCTTGCCGCCCAGGAGGGCCTCGATCCGGGGCCCGTCCCCGCCCTGGCCGAGATCAAGAGCCGTCTCACAGCCGGCCCGGGAGGCCGGTCCGAGCAGTAGGGCCGGCCCGGGAGGCCGGTCCGAGCAGTAGAGCCGGCCCGGGTGGCCGGTCCGAGGAGACTGGCACGTACTGACTAGGCCCCCATCGCGCCAGCACGTCCTACACTCTCGTATGGGCTGCGTGCGGGTCTGTGGTTGCAAGTCGAGGCCAGCCGTAGGCGAAACGACCCACGTAAGGCAACCCGTGGTTGCTGAGCATGGTGCGGCTTAGGAGTAAGTCCTGCCCGCCGATGTGCCGACCGTCGGCGCCGGCGGCGAAGAGGCGACGCGGGCGACAGGGTGCGTTGTGGGGCCAGCTGGCCGCCAGCGCCGGGCCCGCCACCCTCTCGGCAGGCGAGTGTGGGGTCAAAGACCAGGTCAGCCGCTCGCGGCCCGTCCGCTGACACAGGAGGAACGCACGGTGGACATCTCGATCCAGGGCCGAAACGTCGAGGTGTCGGAGCTGCTGCGGAAGACCGTGCAGGAGAAGATCACCCGTCTGGGCCGCTACCTCGACTCGATGGAGCGGGCCGAGGTTCGCTTTCTCGAGGAGCGCAATCCGCGCATCGCCGACAAGGAGGTGTGCGAGGTGACCGTGGTGGGGCACGGCCACATCGTGCGGGCCACGGCGGCGGCGAGCGACACGTTCGCCGCCGTCGACCGGGTGGTCGACAAGCTCGAGCACCGGCTGGAGAAGCTGAAGGGGCGCCTGATCGGCCGGTCCCACCCCCGCCGACACGCCGGCGGGGCTCCGGGTCCCGAGGCCGGCGCGGCCGTGCTCGCCGACGAGGACGACGAGGATGCGGAGGAGGAGACGCCCCGCATCGTCCGGACGGTCCATTCAGACGCCAAGCCCATGACCCCGGAGGAGGCCGTCCTCGAGCTCGACCTCCTCGGACTCGGGTTCTTCCTGTTCACCAATGCTGAAACGGGCCGTGCCGCGGTGGTATACCGGCGGAAGGACGGTCAAATCGGACTTATCGATACCACCTGACACGGGGGAACTCTTGGTCGACAACCAGATCTCGGGACAAGACGGGCAGGTCATCCGCGTGCTGATCGCGGACGACCAGGCGCTGTTCCGCCGAGGCTTGTACGTGGTGTTGGGGACCGAGGGTGGGATCGAGGTCGTTGGCGAGGCCGAGGACGGGGCCGAGGCGGTCGCCAAGGCCGAGGAGCTCGCTCCCGACGTGGTGTTGATGGACGTGCGGATGCCGCAGGTGAACGGCATCGACGCGGCGCGCACCATCCGTACCGTGACCCCGTCGGCCAGGATCCTGATGTTGACCGTGAGCGACGAGGAGGAGGACCTCTACGAGGCCGTCAAGGCGGGGGCCAACGGCTATCTGCTCAAGGAGATCTCGGTGGAGGAGGTGGCCGACGCCATCCGGGCTGTGGTCCAGGGCCAGAGCCTCATCTCACCCTCCATGGCCTCCAAGCTGCTCACCGAGTTCAATTCCCTGGTCAGGCGGGCCGAGGAGCGGCCTCAGGTCCCTCCGCCGGAGCTGACCGGGCGGGAGCTCGAGGTGCTCAAGCTGGTCGCCCGGGGGATGAGCAACCGGGACATCGCCGACTCGTTGTACATCTCCGAGAACACGGTGAAGAACCACGTCCACAACATCCTGGACAAGCTCCACCTCCACTCGAGGATGCAGGCGGTGATCTACGCCGTGCGGGAGCGCCTCATCGAGGCCGAGGACCGCTAGACGCGCCGGGTCGCCGTGGTCCTGCCGGAGCTCGCTCGTGCCTGCGGGCGAGGGCGGGCGATAGGGGAGATCTCCTCGGTTCCACCTTTTGTCGAAATGAGACCGGATGCCTGCCATCGTCTCGCCCGCTTTCGACAAGAGGTGGAACCGCCGTTGTCCCCCGGCGGAGCGCCCCGAAGGCCCGGCTGTCGGGCGGAGGGGGCGGGATCGCCCGAAGAGGTCGACAGATGCGACTGGCGGCGGGGTCCGCGCAAGGGCCCTCGGTAGACTGGGCGGACGATGAGCGTCCTCACCAAGATGCTGCGCGCGGGCGAGGGGAAGAAGATCCGTCGCCTCCAGGAGATCGTGCCGATGATCAACGACCTCGAGCCTGAGGTCGAGTCGCTGGACGACGCCGCCTTGGCCCACAAGACGGTGGAGTTCAGGGAGCGCCTGGACCGGGGGGAGGGTCTCGACGACCTGCTCGTCGAGGCCTTCGCCGTGGTGCGAGAGGCGGCGCGGCGGGTCATCGGCCAGCGGCACTTCGACGTCCAGCTGATGGGTGGGATGGCCCTCCACTTCGGCTGGATCGCCGAGATGAAGACCGGTGAGGGCAAGACGCTCGTGTCCACCCTGCCCGTCTATCTCAACGGCCTCACCGGCAAGGGCGTGCACGTCGTCACCGTCAACGACTACCTGGCCAGCCGCGACGCCGAGTGGATGGGCCAGATCCACCGCTTCCTGGGGCTGAAGGTCGGGCTGGTCGTCCCGACGGTGGAGGACGCCGAGGCCAAGCGTGAGGCCTACGCCGCAGACGTGACCTACGGCACCAACACCGAGTTCGGCTTCGACTACCTACGCGACAACATGGCCAGGTCGCGGGATGCGATGGTGCAGCGGGGCCACGTCTTCGCCATCGTCGACGAGGTCGACTCGATCCTCATCGACGAGGCCCGGACGCCGCTCATCATCAGCGGTCCGGCGGCGGAGTCGGCGCGGCTCTACTACCAGTTCGCCGGCGTGGTGCGCACGCTCAAGCGCGACGTCGACTACGAGGTCGACGAGGAGAAGCGAACGGTCTTCCCGACCGAGGACGGCATCGAGAAGGTCGAGTCCCAGATCGGGGTCAGCAACCTCTACGACCTGGTCTCGGTGAACTACGTCCATCAGCTGCAGCAGGCCCTCCGGGCCAAGGAGCTGTACAGCAGGGACAAGGACTACATCGTCGCCGGCGGCGAGGTGAAGATCGTCGACGAGTTCACCGGCCGGATCCTGGAGGGCCGGCGGTGGTCCGACGGGCTGCACCAGGCGGTCGAGGCCAAGGAGCGGGTTCGCATCAAGGAGGAGAACCACACCTGGGCGACGGTGACGCTCCAGAACTACTTCCGCCTCTACGAGAAGCTCGCCGGGATGACCGGCACGGCCGAGACCGAGGCGTCGGAGTTCGCCAACACCTACGACCTGCCGGTGGTGCCCATCCCGACCAACCTCCCGATGGTCCGCGCCGACCACCCCGACCTGGTCTACAAGAGCGAGCAGGCCAAGTTCGACGCCGTGGTCGAGGACCTGATCGAACGGTACGAGCGCGGCCAGCCCGTGCTCGTGGGCACGGCGTCGGTCGCCAAGTCCGAGGTCCTCTCCCGTCTCCTCGATATCCGAGGCATCCCCCACAACGTGCTGAACGCCAAGCAGCACGCCCGGGAGGCGCAGGTCGTCGCCCAGGCGGGCCGGCTCAACGCCATCACGGTGGCCACCAACATGGCCGGCCGGGGTGTCGACATCCTGTTGGGAGG
This genomic window contains:
- a CDS encoding CPBP family intramembrane glutamic endopeptidase → MQGRWGLGDAILGFVVGVIASSLAVLIWVGATGERTTSSSTSSVGATVFSLVGLWVGLAGAPVLASRMKGAKRLAIDFGLRLKVWPDVPIGVGVGLGSQLILLPVLYIPVRVLVPHLDQQLGQPAQHLTGGANGAGLVVLGIFVVIGAPVAEELFFRGLLLRSLEKTKALASLGRRACPTVAVLISAVAFGLAHLEVLQLLGLTAFGVVLGVLAERWRRLGPGIVAHATFNLVTVLVLALSR
- a CDS encoding response regulator transcription factor: MVDNQISGQDGQVIRVLIADDQALFRRGLYVVLGTEGGIEVVGEAEDGAEAVAKAEELAPDVVLMDVRMPQVNGIDAARTIRTVTPSARILMLTVSDEEEDLYEAVKAGANGYLLKEISVEEVADAIRAVVQGQSLISPSMASKLLTEFNSLVRRAEERPQVPPPELTGRELEVLKLVARGMSNRDIADSLYISENTVKNHVHNILDKLHLHSRMQAVIYAVRERLIEAEDR
- the secA gene encoding preprotein translocase subunit SecA — translated: MSVLTKMLRAGEGKKIRRLQEIVPMINDLEPEVESLDDAALAHKTVEFRERLDRGEGLDDLLVEAFAVVREAARRVIGQRHFDVQLMGGMALHFGWIAEMKTGEGKTLVSTLPVYLNGLTGKGVHVVTVNDYLASRDAEWMGQIHRFLGLKVGLVVPTVEDAEAKREAYAADVTYGTNTEFGFDYLRDNMARSRDAMVQRGHVFAIVDEVDSILIDEARTPLIISGPAAESARLYYQFAGVVRTLKRDVDYEVDEEKRTVFPTEDGIEKVESQIGVSNLYDLVSVNYVHQLQQALRAKELYSRDKDYIVAGGEVKIVDEFTGRILEGRRWSDGLHQAVEAKERVRIKEENHTWATVTLQNYFRLYEKLAGMTGTAETEASEFANTYDLPVVPIPTNLPMVRADHPDLVYKSEQAKFDAVVEDLIERYERGQPVLVGTASVAKSEVLSRLLDIRGIPHNVLNAKQHAREAQVVAQAGRLNAITVATNMAGRGVDILLGGNPDGLATQEVLAQGLDPDSDEGRAARADLRAKFEAQCKAEGDKIRALGGVYVLGSERHESRRIDNQLRGRAGRQGDPGESRFFLSLEDELMRLFATGAMNWVMAKALPEDVPIEAKMVTRAIERAQNTVEARNAEIRKDVLKYDEVMNEQRKVIYQRRMQVLDGEDLRERTEELLDEALDSVVMATCEGYAEDWDLGALIAEVGQYYPTKFTEEDLRQAETSDQLYESIRAEAVEYYAERETTIPGGADVARSLEREIMLQIIDQRWREHLAEMDYLREGINLRAMGQQDPLVAWQREGFSMFGQLMDAIDDDYLRYVLHVEVLTEQAEPDLGQASYLAADDPVQGPASIALAAQQAQLAQEQAQAALAQLPDPAAAAPEQAAGGAAAPEAFTAQAPTVKSDRDKIGRNDPCWCGSNKKYKLCHGR
- the raiA gene encoding ribosome-associated translation inhibitor RaiA gives rise to the protein MDISIQGRNVEVSELLRKTVQEKITRLGRYLDSMERAEVRFLEERNPRIADKEVCEVTVVGHGHIVRATAAASDTFAAVDRVVDKLEHRLEKLKGRLIGRSHPRRHAGGAPGPEAGAAVLADEDDEDAEEETPRIVRTVHSDAKPMTPEEAVLELDLLGLGFFLFTNAETGRAAVVYRRKDGQIGLIDTT
- the manB gene encoding phosphomannomutase/phosphoglucomutase (converts mannose-6-phosphate to mannose-1-phosphate; the resulting product is then converted to GDP-mannose by ManC which is then used in the synthesis of mannose-containing glycoconjugates that are important for mediating entry into host cells), which encodes MLPLDPIFKAYDVRGSVPDQLDAEVCRAIGSAFARFTDAGRVVVARDMRESGVPLSEAFIAGAVSEGASVTDLGLASTDLLYFASGRLDVPGAMFTASHNPARYNGIKMCRAGASPVGQDTGLAEIKALASAFTGDGKSARGHVDHADLLDEYAAHVRSFVDLDALVPLRVVADTANGMGGLVVPRVMAPLPFHLEILFPELDGNFPNHPADPIQPENLADLNRRVLETGADVGLAFDGDADRVFLVDERAQPLSGSLTTALVAKAMLEKHPGATILYNLICSKAVPEIIRENGGVPIRTRVGHSFIKAVMAETGAVFGGEHSGHYYFRDNYRADSGLIAALIVLELLSKTGQPLSELRRPFERYADSGEINTEVRDPARVVELIAAELASVSGATLDRTDGLTVDWGDWWFNVRPSNTEPLLRLNLEGRTPAERDAHLAEVLSLIDRAAGDTAGAGPTHRRES
- a CDS encoding 6-pyruvoyl-tetrahydropterin synthase-related protein, with the translated sequence MRRPSAAALGAFVAVGGAVAFVLWQLHPSLLLLNTTTSGGDTGAHVAMPAFLRDHLLPHGRLTGWSPDWYGGYPALTFYFPLPSIIVVAFNLVLPYNIAFKLVTVLGLLTLPVAAWAFGRLSGMPRPGPACLGVATLPFLFDRSFTIFGGNVASTLAGEFAFSISLSLGLVFLGVVARGLRTGKHRALAAGLLALTALCHMIPTFFVLVGAAVLLLMGADRRRFKWIASVVAAGLAVTGFWSIPFLARLPYTTDMGWEKVVNYAHNLFPSGQRWVLVLAIIGVAFSLLRRRRIGIFLTVMAVLSAAGFVLAPQGRLYNARLLPFWVLCLYLLAGVAVAELGTLTGELWRATRRQRWLSTAADGGYVAAPAPGTGVTTDGLVGFLTPVLALVAAAGFVAAPLVNLPSWSPVKPAASFVPDWVSWNYTGYQGKPSYPQYHALIDTMARLGRQQGCGRAMWEYGPDLDQLGTPMALMLLPYWTNDCIKSMEGLFFESAASTPYHFINQSELSVTPSQAMRGLPYGQLDVAAGVRHLQLLGVRYYMAFSPQAQAQAAADPDLSLLATSGPWPVTSGSTVIQRTWNIYLVRGAAEVSPLTEQPVVMTGVAKGGKSWLNAAVSWYDDPSRWNVMLAASGPAQWARVRGADPNPPAQTVAPAQVSGIRTSDDRISFDVDRTGSPVLVKTSYFPNWQASGANGPWRVAPNLMVVIPTSHHVSLHYGFTPVDGLGWAVTAVGLVAVAWMGARPYMARGPRRGRRIRRPDTRRGAGGQDHTDGRELETALNRIGALSPLPWTPTTGSTTSPSSPSQPPGA
- a CDS encoding bifunctional phosphoglucose/phosphomannose isomerase gives rise to the protein MSEQVLDTLGMWDAAAKLPEQVATAADAVGDLAGLPPRGSIANVVVLGMGGSGIAGDVFQATAGPEMEVPVSVVKSYCPPRFVGPASLVFAVSFSGDTEETVEAAKAAVSRGATVVVVTSGGELAALADDWGAPALRVPDTIPQPRAAVGAMAVPLLAVAEDLGLLPDARRRVDHAVAQLQRRRDQLVGPASPAAALARRIGRTIPIIYGAAGIGSVAAWRWKADVNENAKAPAFAATQPELCHNEVAGWGQHGDVTRQLLTLVNLRHRHEHPRVARRFGLVDDIVREVVAGIEEVAAEGEGPLAQLLDLVMVGDFCSLHLAAQEGLDPGPVPALAEIKSRLTAGPGGRSEQ
- a CDS encoding Trm112 family protein; this encodes MALDPLLLEILACPEDKGPLLYFADEDSLYNPRLHRRYAIRDDIPIMLIDEAETVDDAEHGRLLAKAEAEGIRPTFDPDTSPSGGAPA